A single window of Mycobacterium sp. ITM-2016-00318 DNA harbors:
- the nth gene encoding endonuclease III — MNRELTHAFPHVYCELDFTNPLELTVATILSAQSTDKGVNLTTPALFAKYRTAKDYAQADRTELEEMVRPTGFYRNKASSLIRLGQELVERFDGQVPATLDELVTLPGVGRKTANVILGNAFGIPGITVDTHFGRLVRRWRWTDLEDPVKVEHAVGELIERKEWTLLSHRVIFHGRRVCHARKPACGVCVLAKDCPSFGAGPTDPLIAAPLVKGPETEHLLALAGL, encoded by the coding sequence ATGAATCGCGAACTGACGCATGCGTTTCCGCACGTGTACTGCGAACTGGACTTCACCAATCCGCTGGAGCTCACGGTGGCCACCATCCTGTCGGCGCAAAGCACCGACAAGGGCGTCAACCTGACCACGCCCGCGTTGTTCGCGAAATACCGCACCGCCAAGGACTACGCACAGGCAGATCGCACCGAACTCGAAGAAATGGTCCGCCCGACGGGCTTTTACCGGAACAAGGCCAGCTCGCTGATCCGCTTGGGTCAGGAGCTCGTCGAGCGTTTCGACGGCCAGGTGCCCGCCACTCTCGACGAGCTCGTCACGCTGCCCGGCGTCGGTCGTAAGACCGCCAACGTGATCCTCGGCAACGCCTTCGGTATTCCGGGCATCACCGTCGACACCCACTTCGGCAGGCTGGTGCGGCGCTGGCGGTGGACCGATCTCGAAGACCCGGTCAAAGTCGAGCACGCGGTCGGCGAGCTGATCGAGCGCAAGGAGTGGACCTTGCTCAGCCACCGCGTGATCTTCCACGGCCGCCGGGTGTGCCACGCCCGTAAGCCGGCCTGCGGGGTTTGCGTGCTCGCCAAGGACTGCCCGTCCTTCGGGGCAGGACCGACCGATCCGCTCATCGCCGCGCCGCTGGTCAAAGGCCCGGAGACCGAACACCTGCTGGCGCTTGCCGGACTGTAG
- the crp gene encoding cAMP-activated global transcriptional regulator CRP produces MDEILARAGIFQGVEPSAVSALTKQLQPVDFPRGHTVFAEGEPGDRLFIIISGKVKIGRRSPDGRENLLTIMGPSDMFGELSIFDPGPRTSSATTITEVRAVSMDRDALRAWIADRPEIAEQLLRVLARRLRRTNNNLADLIFTDVPGRVAKQLLQLAQRFGTQEGGALRVTHDLTQEEIAQLVGASRETVNKALADFAHRGWIRLEGKSVLISDSERLARRAR; encoded by the coding sequence GTGGACGAGATCCTGGCAAGGGCCGGAATCTTCCAGGGAGTCGAGCCGAGCGCCGTTTCCGCGCTGACGAAGCAACTGCAGCCCGTCGACTTCCCGCGGGGGCACACCGTGTTCGCCGAGGGCGAGCCCGGCGACCGGCTGTTCATCATCATCTCGGGCAAGGTGAAGATCGGCCGCCGGTCTCCGGACGGACGCGAGAACCTGCTCACGATCATGGGGCCGTCGGACATGTTCGGCGAACTGTCGATCTTCGACCCGGGCCCGCGGACGTCGAGCGCCACCACGATCACCGAGGTGCGTGCGGTGTCGATGGACCGCGATGCTCTACGCGCCTGGATCGCCGATCGGCCCGAGATCGCCGAGCAATTGCTGCGCGTCCTGGCCCGCCGCCTGCGTCGCACCAACAACAACCTCGCTGATCTGATCTTCACCGACGTGCCGGGCCGGGTGGCCAAGCAGCTGCTGCAGCTGGCGCAGCGCTTCGGCACCCAGGAGGGTGGCGCGCTGCGAGTGACGCATGACCTCACCCAGGAGGAGATCGCCCAGTTGGTCGGTGCCTCCCGAGAGACGGTCAACAAGGCCCTCGCCGATTTCGCCCACCGCGGCTGGATTCGGCTGGAGGGCAAGAGCGTGCTGATTTCCGACAGCGAGCGGCTGGCCCGCCGCGCCCGTTAG
- a CDS encoding MBL fold metallo-hydrolase — protein MLRPVTDTALVLLCNNPGLLTLDGTNTWVLRGKDSDEMVIVDPGPDDDEHIGNIAALGKIPLVLISHKHDDHTGAIDKVVERTGAVVRAVGSGFLRGLGGPLTDGEVIDAAGLRITVMATPGHTADSLSFVLDDAVLTADTVLGQGTTVIDSEDGALGEYLDSLQRLQGLGPRAVLPGHGPDLDDLEAVTAMYLAHREERLEQVRGALRALGDDATARQVVEHVYTDVDEKLWDYAEWSVQAQLDYLRAS, from the coding sequence ATGTTGCGGCCGGTGACCGATACGGCATTGGTGCTGCTCTGCAACAACCCGGGACTGTTGACACTCGACGGCACCAACACATGGGTGCTGCGCGGCAAGGACAGCGACGAGATGGTGATCGTCGATCCCGGACCCGACGACGACGAGCACATCGGCAACATCGCCGCACTCGGCAAGATCCCGCTGGTGCTGATCAGCCACAAGCACGACGACCACACCGGCGCCATTGACAAGGTCGTCGAGCGCACCGGGGCGGTGGTCCGCGCGGTCGGCAGCGGTTTCCTGCGCGGTCTCGGCGGCCCGCTGACCGACGGCGAGGTGATCGACGCCGCGGGCCTGCGCATCACGGTGATGGCGACGCCGGGGCATACCGCCGACTCCCTATCGTTCGTACTCGACGACGCCGTGTTGACAGCGGACACGGTGCTCGGTCAGGGCACGACGGTGATCGACTCCGAGGACGGCGCTCTCGGCGAGTATCTGGACTCACTGCAGCGGTTGCAGGGTCTCGGCCCCCGCGCTGTGCTGCCGGGGCACGGCCCTGATCTCGACGACCTCGAGGCCGTCACCGCCATGTACCTGGCGCACCGCGAGGAACGGTTGGAGCAGGTGCGCGGCGCGCTTCGGGCGCTCGGCGACGACGCCACCGCACGTCAGGTCGTCGAGCACGTCTACACCGACGTCGACGAAAAGCTATGGGATTACGCGGAATGGAGCGTGCAGGCCCAGCTCGACTACCTCCGCGCCTCGTGA
- a CDS encoding RidA family protein: MSWSAKLSELGIELPSVVKPVAAYVPAVQTGNLVYTAGQLPMVAGEMARTGKVGGEVTPEQGRQLARICALNALAAVDSLVGLDSIVRIVKVVGFVASAPGFGGQPSVINGASLLLGEVFGDAGAHARSAVGVSELPLNAPVEVELIVEVA, translated from the coding sequence ATGAGCTGGTCGGCAAAGCTGTCCGAGCTGGGCATCGAGCTGCCGTCCGTGGTCAAACCCGTCGCCGCCTACGTGCCGGCGGTCCAGACCGGGAACCTCGTCTACACAGCAGGACAGCTGCCGATGGTGGCCGGTGAGATGGCCCGAACCGGCAAGGTCGGCGGCGAGGTCACTCCGGAGCAGGGCAGGCAGCTGGCGCGGATCTGCGCGCTCAACGCTCTGGCCGCCGTGGATTCGCTCGTCGGGCTCGACTCCATCGTCCGCATCGTCAAGGTGGTCGGCTTCGTCGCCTCCGCGCCGGGGTTCGGCGGTCAGCCGAGCGTCATCAACGGCGCTTCGCTCCTTCTCGGCGAGGTCTTCGGCGACGCCGGGGCGCATGCCCGGTCCGCGGTCGGGGTGTCCGAGCTGCCGCTGAACGCGCCGGTTGAGGTGGAGCTGATCGTCGAGGTCGCGTGA
- a CDS encoding DUF4177 domain-containing protein, with amino-acid sequence MSEPTRWEYATVPLLTHATKQILDQWGEDGWELVSVLPGPTGEQHVAYLKRPK; translated from the coding sequence ATGAGCGAACCGACCCGCTGGGAGTACGCCACCGTCCCGCTGCTGACCCATGCCACCAAGCAGATTCTCGATCAGTGGGGCGAGGACGGCTGGGAGCTGGTCTCGGTGCTGCCCGGACCGACCGGCGAGCAGCACGTCGCGTATCTGAAGCGACCGAAATGA
- a CDS encoding ArsA family ATPase, whose protein sequence is MATEANDRRGVGWPSRLTKARLHFVTGKGGTGKSTIAASLALALAAGGRKVLLVEVEGRQGIAQLFDVPPLPYEEVKIATADGGGTVNALAIDIEAAFLEYLEMFYNLGLAGRAMRRIGAVEFATTIAPGLRDVLLTGKIREIVTRAEKGKHPVYDAVVVDSPPTGRIARFLDVTKAVSDLAKGGPVHSQAESVVKVLHSDLTAIHLVTLLEALPMQETLEAIDELQALELPIGSVIVNRNIPAYLSPDALAKAAEGDVDADTVRADLTKAGITLSDDDFAGLLTEAIQHATRITARAESAEQLEELEVPRLELPAIPDGVDLGSLYELAEALNHQGVR, encoded by the coding sequence ATGGCTACCGAAGCGAATGACCGCAGGGGGGTCGGCTGGCCTTCACGCCTGACGAAGGCACGGCTGCACTTCGTCACCGGCAAGGGCGGGACCGGCAAATCGACGATAGCGGCATCGCTGGCCTTGGCGCTGGCCGCGGGCGGCCGGAAGGTGCTCCTGGTCGAAGTCGAAGGGCGCCAAGGCATTGCGCAGCTCTTCGATGTTCCGCCGCTGCCTTACGAGGAGGTCAAGATCGCGACCGCCGACGGCGGCGGCACGGTCAACGCGCTGGCCATCGACATCGAGGCGGCGTTCCTCGAGTACCTGGAGATGTTTTACAACCTCGGGCTGGCAGGCCGCGCCATGCGCCGGATCGGCGCCGTCGAGTTCGCCACGACGATCGCACCCGGCCTGCGCGACGTGCTGCTCACGGGCAAGATCCGCGAGATCGTCACCCGGGCGGAGAAGGGTAAGCACCCCGTCTACGACGCCGTCGTGGTCGACTCGCCCCCGACCGGACGCATCGCCCGCTTCCTTGACGTGACCAAGGCGGTGTCGGATCTGGCCAAGGGCGGCCCGGTGCACTCTCAGGCCGAAAGCGTCGTCAAGGTGCTGCACTCCGACCTGACCGCCATCCATCTGGTCACGCTTCTGGAGGCGCTGCCGATGCAGGAGACGCTCGAAGCGATCGACGAGCTGCAGGCCCTCGAGCTGCCGATCGGCAGCGTGATCGTCAACCGGAACATCCCGGCCTACCTGTCGCCGGACGCTTTGGCCAAGGCGGCCGAGGGTGACGTCGACGCCGACACCGTGCGCGCCGATCTGACCAAGGCGGGAATCACGTTGTCCGACGATGATTTCGCCGGGCTGCTGACGGAAGCGATTCAGCACGCCACCCGCATCACCGCACGCGCTGAGAGCGCCGAGCAGCTCGAGGAGTTAGAGGTGCCGAGGCTCGAACTACCCGCGATACCCGACGGTGTCGACCTCGGCAGCCTCTATGAACTCGCCGAAGCGCTCAACCACCAGGGGGTCAGATGA
- a CDS encoding ArsA family ATPase yields MSTTTPPALDLASILHDTSNRVVVCCGAGGVGKTTTAAAMALRAAEYGRTVVVLTIDPAKRLAQALGIKDLGNTPQRVPLAPEVSGELHAMMLDMRRTFDEMVIQYSGPERAQGILDNQFYQTVATSLAGTQEYMAMEKLGQLLAEDRWDLVVVDTPPSRNALDFLDAPKRLGGFMDSRLWKLLLGPGRGIGKLVSGAMGLAMRALSTVLGSQMLSDAAAFVQSLDATFGGFREKADRTYELLKRRGTQFVVVSAAEPDALREASFFVDRLSEEHMPLAGLILNRTHPTLTSLHAEKAADAADVLAAEDPESLTAAVLRIHADRAGTAKREVRLLSRFTGANPHVSIVGVPSLPFDVSDLEALRVIADQITGEVEAA; encoded by the coding sequence ATGAGCACCACCACACCGCCCGCACTCGATCTGGCGTCGATCCTGCACGATACGTCCAACCGCGTCGTGGTCTGTTGCGGCGCAGGCGGTGTCGGCAAGACCACCACCGCCGCGGCGATGGCGTTACGGGCGGCGGAATACGGCCGCACTGTGGTCGTGCTGACCATCGACCCGGCCAAGCGGCTCGCCCAGGCGCTCGGCATTAAGGACCTCGGGAACACCCCGCAGCGGGTTCCGCTGGCCCCCGAGGTGTCCGGTGAACTGCACGCGATGATGCTCGACATGCGGCGGACGTTCGACGAAATGGTGATCCAGTATTCGGGACCCGAACGCGCACAAGGGATCTTGGACAACCAGTTCTATCAGACCGTGGCGACCTCCTTGGCGGGCACTCAGGAGTACATGGCGATGGAGAAGCTCGGTCAGCTGCTGGCCGAGGACCGGTGGGACCTGGTCGTCGTCGACACGCCGCCGTCGCGCAACGCCCTGGACTTCCTGGACGCACCGAAACGCCTTGGCGGCTTCATGGATAGCAGGCTGTGGAAGCTGCTGCTAGGCCCCGGCCGCGGCATCGGCAAGCTGGTGTCGGGAGCGATGGGGCTGGCCATGCGGGCTTTGTCCACCGTGCTCGGCTCCCAAATGTTGTCCGACGCGGCCGCTTTCGTTCAGTCGTTGGACGCCACCTTCGGCGGTTTCCGCGAAAAGGCCGACCGCACGTACGAGCTGTTGAAGCGGCGCGGCACTCAGTTCGTGGTGGTTTCCGCGGCCGAACCGGACGCGCTGCGCGAAGCCTCGTTCTTCGTCGACCGGCTGTCCGAGGAACACATGCCGCTGGCGGGCCTGATCCTCAACCGGACTCATCCGACATTGACGTCTCTGCATGCCGAGAAGGCCGCTGACGCGGCGGACGTGCTGGCGGCCGAGGATCCCGAGTCATTGACCGCCGCGGTGCTGCGGATTCACGCTGACCGGGCCGGGACGGCCAAGCGGGAGGTCCGGCTGCTGTCGCGGTTCACGGGCGCCAACCCGCACGTGTCGATAGTGGGCGTGCCGTCGCTGCCGTTCGACGTGTCGGATCTCGAGGCGCTGCGCGTGATCGCCGATCAGATCACCGGCGAAGTGGAAGCCGCGTAG
- a CDS encoding WhiB family transcriptional regulator: MSSTRPVARRTTTTSLPTSSVQGAEAEARIAWVSQARCRQADPDELFVRGAAQRKAAVICRHCPVILECGADALDNRVEFGVWGGMTERQRRALLKQHPEVVSWADFFAAQRKHRSAV, encoded by the coding sequence GTGTCGAGCACAAGGCCAGTTGCGCGCAGGACAACTACTACCTCTCTTCCCACCAGTTCGGTCCAGGGCGCCGAGGCCGAGGCCCGTATCGCGTGGGTTTCCCAAGCTCGTTGCCGGCAGGCCGACCCCGACGAATTGTTCGTCCGCGGTGCGGCGCAGCGCAAAGCCGCCGTCATCTGCAGGCACTGCCCGGTGATCCTCGAGTGCGGCGCCGATGCCCTCGACAACCGGGTGGAGTTCGGCGTCTGGGGCGGGATGACCGAGCGTCAGCGTCGCGCACTGCTCAAGCAGCACCCCGAAGTCGTTTCCTGGGCTGACTTCTTCGCCGCCCAACGCAAACATCGCAGCGCCGTCTAA
- the ponA2 gene encoding transglycosylase/D,D-transpeptidase PonA2, with amino-acid sequence MPERPTNRPPATVTVIKLAWCCLLASVVAAGMMFPVVGGFGLMSNRASDVVANGSAQLVEGEVPGVSTMVDAKGNVIAWLYSQRRFEVPGDQIANTMKLAIVSIEDKRFAEHNGVDWQGTLTGLSGYMSGNLDTRGGSTIEQQYVKNYQLLVIAQTDAEKRAAVETTPARKLREIRMALTLDKTFTKPDILTRYLNLVSFGNNAFGVQDAAQTYFGIDASALNWQQSALLAGMVQSTSTLNPYTNPDGALERRNVVLDTMIENMPQEADALRAAKQEPLGILPQPQELPRGCIAAGDRAFFCDYVLDYLARAGISKEQVARGGYLIKTTLDPDVQAPVKGAIDGIAAPDISGIASVMSVIRPGKDNHAVLAMASNRTYGLNLDAGETMQPQPFSLVGDGAGSVFKVFTVAAAMDMGLGINAQLDVPGQFNAKGLGSSETPGCPAATWCVKNAGGYRGAMNVTDALATSPNTAFAKLISQIGVQRTVDMAVKLGLRSYALPGTARDYDPESNESLADFVKRQNLGSFTLGPIEVNALELSNVAATLASGGVWCPPDPIDQVFDRSGTEVSVTTETCEQVVPEGLANTLSNALSKDDKGAGTAAGSAGSVGWDLPMSGKTGTSEAHRSSSFLGFTNTLAAANYIYDDSTEPGELCSFPLRQCGSGNLFGGNEPARTWFTAMKPIANNFGPVSLPPTDPRFVDGAAGSRVPSVAGMNQDLARTRLREAGFQVADQTSSVNSASSAGAVVGTSPSGATVPGSIITLQVSNGIPPAPPPPPAGIPGLPPVAGSTVVEIPGLPPITVPVLGPPPPAPPPPP; translated from the coding sequence ATGCCGGAGCGCCCGACGAATCGACCGCCGGCCACGGTCACGGTAATCAAGCTGGCGTGGTGTTGCCTGCTGGCCAGCGTCGTCGCCGCCGGAATGATGTTTCCGGTCGTCGGCGGGTTCGGCCTGATGTCGAACCGGGCCTCGGATGTGGTTGCTAACGGTTCGGCCCAGCTCGTCGAGGGCGAGGTGCCCGGGGTGTCGACGATGGTGGACGCCAAGGGCAACGTCATCGCGTGGCTGTATTCGCAGCGCCGGTTCGAGGTACCGGGTGACCAGATTGCGAACACCATGAAGCTGGCCATTGTCTCGATCGAGGACAAACGGTTTGCCGAGCACAACGGTGTGGATTGGCAGGGCACCCTGACGGGCCTTTCGGGCTACATGTCGGGCAATCTGGACACCCGCGGCGGCTCCACCATCGAGCAGCAGTACGTCAAGAACTACCAACTGTTGGTGATCGCGCAGACCGACGCCGAGAAGCGCGCCGCCGTCGAGACCACCCCGGCCCGCAAACTCCGCGAGATCCGCATGGCGCTGACGCTGGACAAGACCTTCACCAAGCCGGACATCCTGACCCGTTATCTGAACCTGGTCTCTTTCGGCAATAACGCCTTCGGCGTTCAGGATGCCGCACAGACCTACTTCGGTATCGACGCCTCGGCGTTGAACTGGCAGCAGTCCGCGCTGCTGGCGGGGATGGTGCAGTCGACCAGCACACTGAACCCCTACACGAATCCCGACGGCGCGCTGGAACGGCGCAACGTCGTTCTCGACACCATGATCGAGAACATGCCGCAGGAGGCCGACGCGCTGCGCGCGGCCAAGCAGGAGCCGCTCGGCATCCTGCCGCAACCGCAGGAGCTACCGCGCGGCTGCATCGCGGCCGGCGACCGCGCGTTCTTCTGCGACTACGTGCTGGACTATCTCGCGCGCGCAGGGATCAGCAAGGAGCAGGTGGCCCGAGGCGGCTACCTGATCAAGACGACGCTCGACCCTGATGTGCAGGCGCCGGTGAAGGGCGCGATCGACGGCATCGCGGCCCCGGACATCTCGGGTATAGCAAGCGTGATGAGCGTGATCAGGCCGGGCAAGGACAACCACGCTGTGCTGGCAATGGCCAGCAACCGGACATACGGCCTGAACCTCGATGCGGGCGAAACCATGCAGCCGCAACCGTTTTCACTCGTCGGCGATGGTGCCGGCTCGGTCTTCAAGGTGTTCACCGTGGCCGCGGCGATGGACATGGGCCTTGGCATCAATGCGCAGCTCGACGTGCCTGGTCAGTTCAACGCCAAGGGACTTGGCAGCAGTGAAACGCCAGGCTGTCCGGCCGCGACCTGGTGCGTCAAGAACGCAGGGGGCTATCGCGGCGCGATGAACGTGACCGATGCGCTGGCCACCTCGCCTAACACAGCGTTCGCCAAGCTCATCTCTCAGATCGGGGTGCAGCGCACGGTGGATATGGCGGTCAAGCTCGGTCTGCGCTCCTACGCACTGCCCGGAACCGCCCGCGACTACGACCCGGAGAGCAACGAAAGCCTCGCCGACTTCGTCAAACGACAGAACCTCGGCTCGTTCACACTCGGCCCGATCGAGGTCAACGCCCTCGAGCTGTCCAACGTCGCAGCGACCCTGGCGTCCGGCGGCGTGTGGTGCCCGCCCGACCCGATCGACCAGGTCTTCGACCGGTCCGGCACCGAGGTGTCGGTGACAACCGAAACCTGTGAGCAGGTGGTTCCCGAAGGGCTGGCCAACACGCTGTCCAACGCGCTGAGCAAAGACGACAAGGGCGCAGGAACGGCTGCTGGTTCAGCCGGATCTGTCGGCTGGGATCTGCCGATGTCCGGCAAGACGGGCACCAGCGAAGCGCACCGCTCCTCGAGCTTCCTCGGCTTCACCAACACCCTGGCGGCCGCCAACTACATCTACGACGACTCCACCGAACCGGGTGAGCTGTGCTCGTTCCCGCTGCGCCAGTGCGGCTCGGGAAACCTGTTCGGCGGCAACGAACCCGCTCGCACGTGGTTCACCGCGATGAAGCCGATCGCCAACAACTTCGGTCCGGTCTCGCTGCCCCCGACGGATCCGCGGTTCGTGGACGGGGCAGCTGGATCGCGGGTGCCGAGTGTCGCAGGCATGAACCAGGACCTGGCGCGGACGCGGCTGAGAGAGGCCGGCTTCCAGGTCGCCGATCAGACCAGCTCAGTCAACAGCGCCTCGTCGGCAGGCGCGGTTGTCGGTACCTCCCCTTCGGGGGCGACAGTGCCGGGCTCGATCATCACCCTCCAGGTCAGCAACGGCATTCCGCCTGCGCCGCCGCCCCCGCCGGCGGGCATTCCGGGTCTGCCGCCGGTCGCGGGCTCGACGGTCGTCGAGATACCGGGCCTGCCGCCGATCACGGTTCCGGTGCTCGGGCCGCCGCCCCCGGCGCCGCCGCCACCTCCCTAG
- a CDS encoding metallophosphoesterase — translation MPAASTLKKSAAVAAGTLAAGIGYASIIERNAFVTREITMPVLTPGSTPLRVLHISDIHMRPNQRRKQAWLRELAGLQPDLVVNTGDNLAHPKAVPAVVQTLGDLLSVPGIFVFGSNDYFAPRLKNPANYLTKPSHRAHGEPLPWQDLRAAFTERGWLDMTHTRRDVEVAGLRIAAAGVDDPHLKRDRYETIAGPADPTANLRLGITHSPEPRVLDRFASDGYQLVMAGHTHGGQLCLPFYGAVVTNCDLDRSRAKGASRWGANTALHVSAGIGTSPFAPLRFCCRPEATLLTLVAAPTGGRDAGTRVGQSHPTASVR, via the coding sequence ATGCCCGCCGCTTCCACCCTGAAGAAATCCGCTGCAGTGGCCGCAGGCACACTCGCGGCCGGTATCGGCTACGCGTCGATCATCGAGCGCAATGCGTTCGTGACGCGCGAGATCACCATGCCGGTGCTGACCCCGGGCTCCACGCCGCTGCGGGTGCTGCACATCAGCGACATTCACATGCGGCCGAACCAGCGGCGAAAGCAGGCGTGGCTGCGCGAGCTGGCGGGGCTGCAGCCCGATCTGGTGGTCAACACCGGTGACAACCTGGCCCACCCGAAGGCGGTGCCCGCCGTCGTGCAGACGCTGGGTGACCTGCTCTCGGTGCCGGGCATTTTCGTGTTCGGCAGCAATGACTACTTCGCACCTCGGCTGAAGAACCCGGCCAACTACCTGACCAAGCCGTCGCATCGGGCGCACGGGGAACCGCTGCCGTGGCAGGACCTGCGGGCCGCGTTCACCGAGCGCGGCTGGCTCGACATGACCCACACGCGCCGCGACGTCGAGGTGGCCGGGCTGCGGATCGCCGCCGCGGGCGTCGACGACCCGCACCTCAAGCGCGACCGCTACGAGACCATCGCGGGGCCCGCCGATCCGACCGCCAACCTTCGGCTCGGCATCACTCATTCGCCCGAACCACGGGTGCTCGACCGCTTCGCCTCCGACGGCTACCAGCTGGTGATGGCGGGTCACACCCACGGCGGCCAGCTCTGCCTGCCGTTCTACGGCGCCGTCGTCACCAACTGCGATCTCGACCGGTCGCGCGCCAAGGGCGCCTCGCGCTGGGGCGCCAACACGGCGTTGCACGTCTCGGCGGGCATCGGCACATCGCCCTTCGCTCCGCTGCGGTTCTGTTGCAGGCCGGAGGCGACGCTGCTGACCCTCGTGGCGGCCCCGACCGGGGGGCGTGACGCCGGGACTCGGGTGGGGCAGTCCCATCCGACCGCTTCGGTGCGGTGA
- a CDS encoding PLP-dependent cysteine synthase family protein produces the protein MTDAPTSATRSRPREWADNAVRLIEADARRSADTHLLRYPLPSAWCDGIDIELYLKDESTHITGSLKHRLARSLFLYALCNGWIGETTTVIEASSGSTAVSEAYFAALLGLPFIAVMPASTSASKIKLIESQGGRCHFVAESSQVYAEAERLAEETGGHYLDQFTNAERATDWRGNNNIAESIYVQMGHEAHPIPEWIVVGAGTGGTSATIGRFIRYRRFATRLCVVDPENSAFFPAYAQGRGDVVTGMSSRIEGIGRPRVEPSFLPDVVDRMLTVPDAASIAASRHVSLVLGRRVGPSTGTNLWGAFRLLAEMVAEGRSGSVVTLIADSGDRYTDTYFSDQWLDSAGLDTSAAAEVLVEFERSGCWP, from the coding sequence GTGACTGACGCGCCGACGAGCGCGACTCGTAGCCGGCCACGCGAGTGGGCGGACAACGCCGTCCGGCTGATCGAGGCTGACGCCAGGCGCAGCGCCGACACGCATTTGCTTCGCTATCCTCTCCCGTCCGCCTGGTGCGACGGCATCGACATCGAGCTGTACCTGAAGGACGAATCCACCCACATCACCGGCAGCCTCAAACACCGGCTCGCGCGGTCACTGTTCCTCTACGCGCTGTGCAACGGATGGATCGGCGAGACCACCACCGTGATCGAGGCGTCGTCGGGTTCCACAGCGGTGTCCGAGGCGTACTTCGCTGCACTGCTCGGTCTGCCGTTCATCGCGGTGATGCCAGCGTCGACGAGCGCATCGAAGATCAAGCTGATCGAATCGCAAGGTGGCCGTTGCCATTTCGTCGCAGAGTCCTCACAGGTGTACGCCGAGGCAGAGCGGTTGGCCGAGGAGACCGGCGGGCACTACCTCGACCAGTTCACCAACGCCGAGCGGGCCACCGACTGGCGCGGCAACAACAACATCGCCGAATCGATCTATGTGCAAATGGGCCACGAGGCCCATCCGATCCCGGAGTGGATCGTCGTCGGTGCCGGCACCGGCGGAACCAGTGCGACCATCGGCCGCTTCATTCGGTACCGCCGCTTCGCCACCCGGCTGTGCGTCGTCGACCCGGAAAATTCGGCGTTCTTCCCCGCATACGCCCAGGGCCGCGGCGACGTCGTCACCGGTATGTCGTCGCGGATCGAGGGGATCGGGAGGCCACGTGTCGAGCCGTCGTTTCTGCCCGATGTGGTCGATCGAATGCTGACCGTGCCCGACGCCGCATCGATCGCGGCGTCACGCCACGTCAGCCTGGTATTGGGGCGTCGCGTCGGGCCGTCGACGGGCACCAACCTCTGGGGCGCGTTTCGCCTGCTCGCCGAGATGGTCGCCGAGGGGCGCAGCGGTTCTGTCGTCACGCTGATCGCCGACAGCGGTGACCGCTATACCGACACCTACTTCAGCGACCAGTGGCTGGACAGCGCCGGGCTTGACACGTCAGCGGCGGCCGAGGTGCTCGTGGAATTCGAGCGATCCGGCTGCTGGCCGTGA